The nucleotide window CATCAAACAAATCCTGCTCAATCGGCCACCAGTTTGTCGGATTTTTCAGCTCTAATTCGGTTATCGAACCGTCTGCATACTGTACCGTAATTTTTCCATTCACAATCTGCGACTGCATCGGATTCGTAGAACCAGCCATCAGAAAATAGATTTTCTTACCTTTTCCTGAAATTGGGATTTCAAGAGCATCTGAATAATTATCCCACTGACTTACAAATGCAATATTTTTATCGGTTTTATCAATTAAAAATGGAATTCCAAGAAACTCAACTTTGCCGTTTTTTCTTTTATTCATCAATCCGCTGTCATCGATTTGAGCGGTAATTAACGGGTAACACCAGTTTCCGATTCCCTGCCACGGAAGCTGTAATGTCGGAACTTCCAGTCTTGGTGAAAGGTATTTCTGATTGAAAATCTCAGTCACTTTTTCATTGTATTTTGAAGCTAATGAAATGTTGTTGAATTGACCTTGATTCTCAATTTCCCAATCTGTGATTTCAATATTTTGCTTGATTCCGTTGTAGTCAAGTAAAATTGAATTAGTTCCTTTGCTTAAATAATTTGCAGGAATTTCAATCGATGCACTTTGATTTTTTTGAATCGAAAAAGTTTTGTTTAAACCATTTATAGATAGCTTTCCATTAATTGGATTGGAAGATTTGGATTGAACCTTAAGTTGTTTATTCACCCATTTTGTCTCCAAAGGAAAACGAATGTCAACATTTACAGGTTGCCACCAGGTTGTTCCGTTTTGCTCGACCTGAACGAAGAAAGTTCCTTTTCTTTCTTTATTATCTAATGTGATTGACTGGTTAACCACCCCGTCTTCTCCCTTCGGTCGAATCCACCCCTCCAGAGGAGGGGAATTTTTAATCATTCCTTGGGGGTCGTAGATATTTTTAATTTTTTTTTTTGAATCAAAATTTAACTGAAGATTTTCGGAAATATAATTGACGTAATCGGTTTGTTCGTTTTTCAGTTCTTCTCCGGAATAATTGATTTCGATTTTAAAATCTTTTCCTTTCGGCGTTTCAAACTGAACAAATGGTTGTGAAATCGAATTGGGTTTAATTTTCCAATTCACCTTTTTACCGTTCACTTTCACCGATTTGATGTTGGAATAATTCACAGGAATCTGCATTTCCAACGCCACCGGATTCTGATATTTTGATTTAAATAAATACTCGGTTTTTCTTGAAGTTCTGGTAAACTGATAATCCCAATCAGGAAGTTTCAGCTCAGCAGAATTCCAGTCTTTCGGAAAACCAGGTTTGATGCTTATTTTATTTTCCAGTAAATTCGGATAGACTCCGAAAAGTCCTTCCGTCAAAGTTCTGGACGCCACACCAATCGGGTCGGCAAAATCACGGTACAATTCTCCACGGAACGCATCGTAATGAGAAAGCTGTTCGAAATTCCCCGGACTGATGCCGTAATACATCGACTCCACCAGATTTCCCTTCCAAAGTTGATATGCATCCTCAGTTCTTCCGGCTTGCCAATACGCCAAAGCGGTCTGTAAGTTTTCCGCCAAAGCCACATTATTAATTGACCAGTCGTATGGTTGCCAATTTGTTGTTGCTAAAGTAAAATAGTCTTTATTATCAGCACCTTTTACGGTAATCGGAATTTTAGGCGTATGATGATTGATGTACTGTAAGTTTTGGTAATCTTCAAATTCATTCAGAATAAACGCATCGGAAACGTGATAAATCGACCATATTCCCGGTTTGTCGTGAACGATTTGATTGCCCAAAGCATCTTTATATTCAGCAAAATAACCTTTGTCTTTTATCCAAAGCTGGTTTTTCATTGCTTTTAAAATCGCATCTGCTTCCTGTTCATAAGGTTGAGGATTTTCGCCAATGATTTTCGCCAGCTTCGCCATTTCACGGTTGGCTCTGTAATTATAAGCCGAAGTATGCGTTACTTTTCCACCCGAATATTGCAGTGCATCGCTCGCCCAAATCGCCGCATAAGCATCATACAAATCACCACGCTTGAAATTCCGTTTTTCCCAGTCCATATGACGAAACATCGTCGGCCACATTTTCTTGAGAAATTCTTTGTCTCCCGTGTAATTGAAGTGTGAAAACATCTGGTCAAAAAACACCAGATTCATATCGTAATGGTGCGGTTTTGTGTTGTCATTCGGATTTCTGGAAATATATCCGCTTGAAAAAACAGAAGTTCCCATTTTCTCCTCGTGTCGGGCAAGATGACGCATCGTGTCCATTTCTACAGGTGCAGAATCGGGTTTTAAGACCTGCGAGTTAGCATAACTTTCAAAATGTTCTTTTGCTCTGTCGTGCCAGTTCAATGCATCTGCTGTGTAAGCGCCACGCCACGCATTCAAACGCATTCTCCAGGCAACGGCGCCGTGAAGAAAGGTCGGACTTTCCCAAATTCCATCCGCTGCGACCGCTAAATTAGCTCCGAAGTTATTTAAATCCGCATCCGGAGTATTTAGCTGAATTCTGTTCGTTAATGTCAAACGGGATTTTTCCGCTTCATTGAAAATATTTTTCAAATCTTCATCTGAAAAATTCTTATTTGATTTTCCTTTGGTAACCTGAATATAAACCGGTTGTTTTTGTGAAGAATACGAAGCGTAAACTATTGGAGATTTGTCTGTTTTATTTTGAGTAAATTCAGCCAGTTTTTCCAAAGTCTCAGCATCAGTTTGCTGTAATGAAGTGATATTCGAAAAACTTCCATAAACGGTTTGAGTTTCTTTTTTCTTATTTAAATAATTAAGCTGAAAGTGATTTTTATTCAACTGAAACTGATTATTCAGACAATATTCAGGCAACAGATAAAATCCGGATTCCGGGTCTGCGCCGATGTCGCCGTTCCTGCTGAAAGTCGTTCCGCTCGCACCGCCGTAAACTGCATAGATTTTTGTTGAAGAATCTACATTCACAGTTTCCATTTTTAAAACCAAACCTTCTTCTTTGGCCTGTGCCAGAACGGTCAGTTTTAAAGTTCCAGTTCCGAGAATCGGGTCTTTGATTTCATATAACATCGAACCAGGTCGGTAACGTGTTTCAATTTTATCAGCCTTTATTAATTGTTTAATTGAATTTCCTTTCTGAATAACGAACTGAAGATTTCCGCCCATTCCCGGAAGATACAGCGCAAATTCAGGCAAATCTCCCGCTTCAACTCTCGAAGCACGGTTATCACCATACAAAGCACGGTTGAATCTGTATTTTCCGTTGACCAATAAAAAATCGCCTTTGTCTTCTTTGTAATGCAGTTCACGCTCGTTATTCTGCCAGTGTTTCGACTGGGAATAGGAGAGTGAGAATGCCGACAAAACCAGAAGTCCGGCGAAAATGGTTTTTCTTCGCATTTTATGGTTTTAACTCTGTTAATGGCTGTCCGTTAACGGTTACATTTTTTAAAGTCACATTTTTAAGGTAATCTACTTTATAAGGAATCTGAACGCCCACCATTTTAGCATTAATCATCTTGAAATCGGTTACTGGCGACGATTCATAGGCATCAGAAAATACGGCATATTTCCCGCCTTTGTCAACGGTTAAATTTTCAACCCAAATATTTCTGATGGTCGGAATGTGATTTCCCGGCTTTTCATAATGCATATTGAAACGTACAGCAGCCTCTTTGTAAGCGCCCACTTTTGTGTTGTAGAAAAATACATTTTCTATCGTTCCGCCACGGCTTGAGCTGGTTTTAATTCTCAACGCCCGGTCAAGATTCTTGCTGTCCATCACGTTTCCGATGGCATAAATATTTTTCGCACCGCCCGCAATTTCACTTCCAATCACGACACCGCCGTGACCGTCTTTCATTTCGCAGTTTTCGATGATGTGGTTTTCGGCTGGTCTTCCGATGTCTCTTCCGTCTTCATCTCTTCCAGATTTGATGGCGATACAGTCATCTCCGGTATCAAAATATGAATCTTTAATCCAAACATTTTTACACGCTTCAGGGTCGAAACCGTCGTTGTTCGGTCCGTGACTGATGACTTTTACTCTTTCAATCAAAACATTTTCACACAAAACAGGATTCAGATTCCACATCGGAGAATTTTTCACCAAAACATCCGCCATATAGAAGTTTTTTGATTTGTAAGGCTGAACGAAATTCGGTCTTAAATACCATCCGTCCCCAAAAATTCTTTCTCTTGCAGGCGTTCTGTTGGCCATATATTCGTGAAGTTTAGCTCTTGCAGGGTTCTGTCTTCCCGGACGCGATGTGTTGTAACCATATTTTGTAGCACCACACCAGAACCACCAGTTGTCTAAATCTGAATTTCCATCCAAAGTTCCTTTTCCGGTCACGGCGATATTTTCTTCTTCATATGCATAAATCAAAGATGAATAATTCATACATTCCATTCCTTCCCAGCGTGTGAAAACGATAGGGTAGTCGTTGCTGTCCTGACTGAACAGAATCGTTGAACCGTCTGTCAAATGCAGATTCACATTAGATTCAAGATAAATCGCACCCGTTAGGAAAACGCCGTTTGGAACCACAACTCTTCCGCCACCTTCAGCACTGCATTTTTCAATTGCTTTTTTGAATGCTTCCGTATTTTTTGTTTTTCCGTCACCTACTGCTCCGAAATCAGTTATCAGATAATCCACCTTTCTGAATTTTGGAGCTTTGATTTGTTTCTTTAAAGCTTTGATTTCTTTTAAAGGTTGCTTTGCGGAAGTCCAAGGTGTATATTGAGCGGAAAGCGGTATTGACAGTAGAAATGCGAGTAGAATCAGCGTGAATTTTTTCATAATGACAGAATTAAATTTTCTTAAAGATGCTAAAAATCTTTAAATAGTTTCTTTATAAACGCAATCTAAAATTATTATGAGGAACGATTGTCCTGCACTGTCTGTATATTCAAACTTTTTTTTGCATAAAATTTGATTGCTATTTATCTTGAAATGTTTTGGTAAATTAGTCAAAACATAATTCGGGATATTTATAAAACTAATAATCATTACTTTACTTAGCCTATGAGCGAATTTTATGAGTTCTACAATACTCTGGAAGTTGATAATGGACTTCTGATAATGTTGATGGTAATGAGCGTCTTCGTAGCGATTTTCCATACAGTCATTACGATGGGACTTTACGAGGTGAACCTCAAACCGAAATGGCTTTTCTTTGTTTTAAATCCTTTGTTGATTTGGCTATCGTCTCTATATGACAGCAGATTGGGCGCTTTGGTTGCAATCATTCTTTTTCTTTCTGTTTTTGTTTTGGGTATTATTGGAATGATAGTTTCAGCAATTAGAAGTGGTTTTCAAAATTCTAAAGAAGAAGATGCTAGGCAGATAAGAATGGGAAAACCGATCGTTCCGATGTGGAAAAAAATTCTGTTGACAATAGGCGGACTCATAGTATTAGGAACTGTTTTGTCTTTGGGAGTGCCTTACTTCATCATCATAATGTTTATCATTCTTCCATTTATAAAATCATTAAAACCAGATAACAAAAAACGTTTCTACAAATATCAGCGGACACTTCCAACTTCCAATATCCGTTCAGTGGCGATGGGATTGTCTGAGATCTCCGGAAAAGCAAAAATAATTGAACCAATGATTTCGCGCATTGGAAAAAAAGAATGCATCGGATTTCTTTATACCGTAGAAGATGTGCGAACAGACAAGGATGGTGATGACTCTTATATTTTGGAATCCTCGGAAACGATTTGTAAGCCTTTCTATGTACAGGACAAGTCTGGCCAAATGAAAGTTGTGACGGATGGTCTTGAGTTTATTGATTTTGAAATTGATGAACGATATCAATCATCGATGAAGCGCTACACGCAATATCTTTTGACAGAAAATTTGGAAGTTCTACTAATCGGTAAAGTTGGCGTCAAGGAAAATAATGAAGCGGTTTTTCAAAAAGAAGAGGTGAAAGATGTTTTTGGGATTTCGCCGGTTGCAAGCGTTGAAAACTACAATACAATGCGACCGATTCTGCAATCTGCTGGTTACTTTGTTTATTTCTGGGTTATTCTGATTGCATTGATATTTCTCACGCCAATTAGTTTGAAGAATTATACTTTGGTGTTTGGCAAAATCAACTTTGATCTGCCTTTCAAAAATTCAAAACCAGTAGAATCTGTGACGGATTTTTATGACAATATCTATGAGAGTTATGAAAATAAAGAAACAGAACCCATAGAAAATATTTACCCAAAGGAAGCTGACAGTGCAGAAGTGACGCAGGCTCCGGAATAAAATTTAAAAAAATAAAACTATGATACAGATCTTTGCTTATGTAATTATTGGATTGGTCATCTTAGGCCTTCTCAATGTCATTGTCTCGACTTACAACAGACTTGTAATGTTGAGAAATAATGTCGATAAATCCTTTGTCAATATTGATGTTCTTCTGAAACAACGGGCAGATGAAATTCCTAATCTTATTAAAGTTGTAAAAGAATCTATGAGGTTCGAGGAATCGATGTTGACAAAACTTACGGAACTCAGAACCAATTTTCTTAATGCCAGTTCCGCTGAGGAAAAAGTGGAACTTTCCAACCAGATGCAAAATCAACTAAAATCAATTTTTGCGGTTGCGGAGAATTATCCGGATATTAAGACCAATCAGAATTTCCAGTTGCTGCAAAACCGTGTTTCCCAGATTGAAGATGCCATTGCCGACAGAAGAGAATTTTATAATGAAAGTGTGACGATGTACAATATTGGGATTCAGGAATTCCCCAATTTCATCTTAGCAAAAATTCTGATTTACGATAAGAAACATCTCCTTCAGATTTCAGAACAAGAAAAAAAATACGATGGAATTGCCTTTTAATATTATAGATATTCTTCGTCACGTAGAAGCGGAACCTGGTTTTTTGGTTGCATTCGCAGCATTTCATCCGTTTGCTTTGATGGTCTTGCTGATTCCACTTTGGATTTTCAAAAAAGCTGGAGTTTACACGCCGGCTCAGGAATTAGGGATTTTTGGATTTTCTGTTGTCGTTATTATGACTGTTGGCTGGCTGATGGGTTTTGTGTCTCAGATTTTGCTGATGTTTATGGGTATTTCCGGTCTCAAAATGCTGATGATCTACTTCGCAATGTATCTTTGTATCACCGCTTTTGTGATTGTGAATGCAAATGGTTTAAAGAAAATTTATGAAAAAGATCTGTTAAAAAAGAAACCATTGGCTTAATTAAATTGATGAAAAAATCTGCAATTATTGTCTTAATAATTTCTGTTCTTGCGCTGTTGTTTGTTGACAGATGCACAACAGTTAATTTGACGACAGCAGATATTTTTAGACCAGAATCTTACAATCATTTCAAAGAATTGCCAGGTCATCCTCAATCCAAAAACTACGAAATAGTTGCTGCTAAAGGAAATTTTCCATTATTATACAATATTTCGAAAAACGAATTTTATTTGAAGTTCGGGCAAGGCTTGACAAAGTATGATGCTTTTGGAAATATTATTATTTCTAATGATCTGAGTCACGAAGAATACACTTCTGTGTTTGATTTTGCCAATTTTGTGCCTTATGTTTTTGCAAAAAATGGTGTCTATGATTATTCAGGAAATCGATTGGTCTACAGCAAATTTTCTCAAGTTCTGAATTCCCAAAATGAAATTAATGATGAGGATTTCAAATCTATTTTCGAAAGCAATTATAGAAAGGCAGATTTAGTGATTTATGACACAAATAGAAATATTGATTCCGAAAGAGATTGTTTTCCGATGTATTTTAAAATCAATGACAATTGGATTCTGATGTTTTCTCAGAAAGGTGATTTTCGTTTTTCTCATCAGGGAAATGATAAACTTAAAAATGACACCATTGGGCAGATCGATTTTTTGGGTTTTCCAGCGAAATTTGCTGATAAAAGACTGACGGTTCTGAAGGATTTTAAAAACAAAATCTACTCAATCAATCTCTTTGGAAAAGAAACAATTGATGACCGCTATTTAGATACTTATTACACTCAGATTTTGAAAGAAAGAAAAGTAGATTATCAGACGAATGACAACGTCAAATTACTCTCGCGGAAAAAAGATGAGTATTATTCCTCAGGGAATCCGTTCAGTTTGCCAAATTGGGTTTCTCCATCGTTTATGAATACTGGCTATTTCCGCCTGACTTATCAAAATGAAAATTTATATTTCAAAGAAAAAGCTTTGAAGCGGAGTGGAGATTCCGGAATTCAAAATGACTTTTATCTCTACGAATTACCAAAAAAATTACGTTCAAAATCAAAGGTTGCTTTTTTGGATTACAGTCTAAACGTTGGCGGTTACATGAATGATAGTACAGAGGTGGTAGAACCAATTATCAAAAGTGCCGGACTATATCTGATTAAACCTAAAAAATAAAAATTCCCCAATCGCATGAGGAATTTATTTTATTATTAAAACTTCAGTTATTAATCTCTAAAAAACTGCCCAATTCCTGCAGAATCAAAAGTATAAGCATTTGAATTTTCGGATCGATCCAGTTTTTTACTGATTGTCAATGCCCAAAGAACCAATTCTTTGCAGAAATTCTGATCTTCAGGACTCAGGTCAGAGGCATTTTCCTCTACGACGGTTACTAGGGGATTGATGCTGTTTAGTTTAGCATAAAATTCTTCGTCTGTATCTGTATAATTAAGTTCCAGATGATTTTTATTAAACCATTTGATTAAATCTGTGTAAGGTGTTTTGATTCCTTCTTTTTCAAGTTTAGAAATTCTTGGAAAGATGCTTTCAAATTGCGTGATTACAGCCTTGTCAATTAGTATTTTGGCCACATAGTCTGCACCTTCTTGTTCACCTTCGTACACCAACTCAATTTTTCCTGTAATCGATGGAATGATGGACATAAAATCAAGCAAGCGAACTGTCGTTTTTTCGGAAGCAGTTTCTATCAAACGTAATTTTGCGGCAGCAATTAGATTTTCCATTGCGCTAATTGTTAGCCTTGCACTCACACCACTTTTTGCATCCACATATTCACTGTTGCGGGCTGCAAAAGCTACTTCCTCCAGAAGGTTTTTCGCCAGATCTGGAATTTGAATCTGGGATCTATCTTCAGCTGAAATGGCAGCTTCTTGCTCAGTAATTTGTTTTGCAAGCGCAATTGTTTTTGGATAATGGGTGAAAATTTGAGATCCAATTCTGTCTTTCAACGGCGTCACAATGCTTCCACGATTTGTGTAATCTTCCGGATTTGCCGTAAACACAAATTGAATATCCAAAGGCATTCTCAACTGGAAACCTCGAATCTGAATATCACCTTCCTGCAAAATATTAAACAAAGAAACCTGAATCCTAGCCTGTAGATCAGGAAGCTCATTTAAAACAAAAATCGAACGGTTTGCTCTTGGAATCATCCCGTAATGCAAAACGCGCTCATCTGAGTACGGCAATTTTAATGTCGCTGCTTTGATTGGATCTATATCGCCAATCAAATCAGCAACATTCACATCTGGAGTTGCTAATTTTTCAAAGAAACGTTCGGAGCGGTGAACCCAGGAAATCGGAGTTTCGTCATCCAATTCTGCAATGATATCTCTTGCAAATTTTGAAATGGGCTGGAATGGGCTGTCATTAATTTCCGAACCTTTCACAATTGGCATGTATTCGTCCAAAAGATTGACCATACTTCTTGCAATTCTGGTTTTCGCCTGGCCTCTTAAACCCAGTAAATTAATATGATGACCAGCCAGAATTGCTTTTTTCAACTGCGGAACTACAGAATCTTCGTAGCCCCAAAGTCCTTCAAAAACTGGTTCTTTGCTTTTAATTTTTTGAATTAAATTCGCCTGGATTTCCTGACTAATCGTTTTATCTGTGTAACCGGAATCTTTCAATTCCTTAAATGTGATATCTTTTTTCATTTTTTCTAAATTCTCTTTATTCTATTTTTTTCGTAATCTTCAAAAATCATTTGTCCTAAGTCGGAAAGTCCTGTAAGAAAAGCTTTCCCTTTGTTCTGAGCAGTGAAAGCTTCCACAAATCTGCGTAGATAGGGATCCTGAGCAATCATAAAAGTTGTGATCGGGATTTTGAGTTTCCTTGCCTGTGCAGCTTTGTTGAGACATTGTCCTACGATCATTTCATCCAGACCTACACTGTTCATGTAATATTCGCCGGTGGGTAATTTGATGCAGCTAGGTTTTCCGTCTGTAATCATAAAGATCTGTTTGTTAGTATTTCTCTTCCTGCGAAGAATATCCATTGCCAATTCCAAGCCTGCAACTGTATTCGTGTGATATGGGCCAACCTGCAGATAGGGAAGATCCTTTATTTTTATCGGCCAGGCCTCGTTTCCGAAAACGATAATGTCAATGGAATCTTTAGGGTATTTTCTGTTGATGAGCTCTACTAAAGCCATTGCGACCTTTTTAGCCGGAGTTATTCTATCCTCGCCGTACAAAATCATTGAGTGGCTGATGTCTATCATCAAAACCGTACTCATCTGGGCTTTGTGCTTGGTTTCTTCTACAATGAGATCATCTTCTGTCATTCTCAGATCAGAAATTCCGTTATTGATTTGGGCATTTTTCAAGCTTTCTGTCATATTAACAGTTGACAGATCGTCGCCGTATTGGAAGTTACGGTTATCGCCATCACGCTCGTCACCCACGCCAGATTTATTGGTTCTGTGATTTCCAATACCTGATTTTTTAAGTTTTCCGAAGATCTGATCCAAGGCATATTCTCTCAATGCAGCTTCCAATTTGGCTGTCAGAATATTTTTCCCTTTTCCGGTACCTGTATTTCCGTCTTCAGAATCATCTTCTTTTTTGATGTAACCGCGTTTTCTGAGATCTTCTTCAAAATCTTCGATTGTATAGTCGTCGGTGAAAATGTCGTATTCTTTATCCAGCATATTCAGCCAGTCGAAGGCTTCTTCAATATCACCGGAAGTGTGCGTCAACAGATCTTTGAACACATCAAAAACGCGATCAAAATTGGATATTTCCTCCGGAACGTGTTTGCTGAATGTTAAACCCTGTTGAAAATTAAATTGTTTATTCATCATAAAATCAATCTCCTAATTAGAAAGTACAAGTTATGGAAATATTAGACCAATGATACAAGATTGGAAATAGAAAAACCCAATGATTGTGATATGGATTGAAAATTTTAGTCGTCTTAATTAAGTTAATTTTTAGATTAATTTTTCAATGTCAGTAAGTTCTGAATTTTTATATTCAGCATAGAGATGGGAATGGAATTCATTTAGTTTTTTTAATATTTTGAGAAGTTCCTTTTTCTCATCATCGCTCAAGGTTCCGGATAGGATTTTGGACGTTTGATTGACATTTGCAACTGATTGGTGGAAAGTTTCTTCGCCTTTTTTCGTAAGATTGAGTCGTTTGCTGCGTTTGTCATCCTGGTCATTTTTTTCTTCTAAAAAACCTGCTTCCAAAAGTCTTTTAATTATTTGAGTTCCTGTTTGTTTTTCGTGACCGTTTTTTTCTATCAACTGGATTTTCGTCAAATCAGGTTCATCTTTTAACCGGTACAAATATGTGAATTCTTCATTAGCCAAATTCGGGAAATCGGATAAACCTTTTCTTATCAGCAATTTTGAGTATCTGCTTAATAAGAGGATTTGTTTGCAAATTTCATTTTCAGTAAATGATACATTGTGATTTTCATTTTTGAAAAGCTTCGTTGGACTTTCATTAGCATATTTTTTATCATTCATCCATATCCGGAAGTCGTCCACACCTGAATTAGTTTTGTAGGCATCCGAATTTTCAAATTCTTTGATCTCGTGGAATAGTTGGATAAAAAAGTCAGTTTGCATAGTTTACCTTTCTGGTTAGTCTTTAAAAACAAATTTAGTAAATTATTTTACTACAATCAGATAGAAGGTATATATATTGTATTGTTTGGATTCAAATTAATCTATAAATGAAAAAGATTTTATTAACCGGTGCCACAGGCTACATTGGAAAAAGAATGATCAGTGTGATTGCAGCACAAGGTTATAAAGTGATTTGCTGCTGCAGGGACAAGGCTCGATTCTCCAAACCATCCGGAATTGATGCATCTATGATTGATGTGATTGAAGTTGATTTTCTAAAACCGGAGACGCTGGAAAATATTCCGCAAGATATTTCTGGTGCATATTATCTGATGCATTCTATGAGCAATACGGAAGATTATGAAGATGTCGAAAAAGAATGTGCACGCAATTTTATCGCGAAAATAGAAAAGACACAGTGCGAACACATCATTTATTTATCCGGATTAGTAAATCAAAATGAGCTGTCCAAGCATCTGAATTCCAGATTTCAAGTAGAAAGAATATTAATGGAAAGTCAAACTCCGGTCACCGTTCTGCGGGCTGGAATCATCATCGGTTCAGGAAGTGCTTCGTTTGAAATCATCCGAGATCTTGTAGAAAAATTGCCCGTGATGATCACACCAAAATGGCTAGATACAAAATGTCAACCTGTCGGAATTGCAAATGTTCTGGATTTTTTGATTTT belongs to Chryseobacterium sp. KACC 21268 and includes:
- a CDS encoding MarR family transcriptional regulator; amino-acid sequence: MQTDFFIQLFHEIKEFENSDAYKTNSGVDDFRIWMNDKKYANESPTKLFKNENHNVSFTENEICKQILLLSRYSKLLIRKGLSDFPNLANEEFTYLYRLKDEPDLTKIQLIEKNGHEKQTGTQIIKRLLEAGFLEEKNDQDDKRSKRLNLTKKGEETFHQSVANVNQTSKILSGTLSDDEKKELLKILKKLNEFHSHLYAEYKNSELTDIEKLI
- a CDS encoding VWA domain-containing protein, whose translation is MMNKQFNFQQGLTFSKHVPEEISNFDRVFDVFKDLLTHTSGDIEEAFDWLNMLDKEYDIFTDDYTIEDFEEDLRKRGYIKKEDDSEDGNTGTGKGKNILTAKLEAALREYALDQIFGKLKKSGIGNHRTNKSGVGDERDGDNRNFQYGDDLSTVNMTESLKNAQINNGISDLRMTEDDLIVEETKHKAQMSTVLMIDISHSMILYGEDRITPAKKVAMALVELINRKYPKDSIDIIVFGNEAWPIKIKDLPYLQVGPYHTNTVAGLELAMDILRRKRNTNKQIFMITDGKPSCIKLPTGEYYMNSVGLDEMIVGQCLNKAAQARKLKIPITTFMIAQDPYLRRFVEAFTAQNKGKAFLTGLSDLGQMIFEDYEKNRIKRI
- a CDS encoding DUF4450 domain-containing protein, with translation MRRKTIFAGLLVLSAFSLSYSQSKHWQNNERELHYKEDKGDFLLVNGKYRFNRALYGDNRASRVEAGDLPEFALYLPGMGGNLQFVIQKGNSIKQLIKADKIETRYRPGSMLYEIKDPILGTGTLKLTVLAQAKEEGLVLKMETVNVDSSTKIYAVYGGASGTTFSRNGDIGADPESGFYLLPEYCLNNQFQLNKNHFQLNYLNKKKETQTVYGSFSNITSLQQTDAETLEKLAEFTQNKTDKSPIVYASYSSQKQPVYIQVTKGKSNKNFSDEDLKNIFNEAEKSRLTLTNRIQLNTPDADLNNFGANLAVAADGIWESPTFLHGAVAWRMRLNAWRGAYTADALNWHDRAKEHFESYANSQVLKPDSAPVEMDTMRHLARHEEKMGTSVFSSGYISRNPNDNTKPHHYDMNLVFFDQMFSHFNYTGDKEFLKKMWPTMFRHMDWEKRNFKRGDLYDAYAAIWASDALQYSGGKVTHTSAYNYRANREMAKLAKIIGENPQPYEQEADAILKAMKNQLWIKDKGYFAEYKDALGNQIVHDKPGIWSIYHVSDAFILNEFEDYQNLQYINHHTPKIPITVKGADNKDYFTLATTNWQPYDWSINNVALAENLQTALAYWQAGRTEDAYQLWKGNLVESMYYGISPGNFEQLSHYDAFRGELYRDFADPIGVASRTLTEGLFGVYPNLLENKISIKPGFPKDWNSAELKLPDWDYQFTRTSRKTEYLFKSKYQNPVALEMQIPVNYSNIKSVKVNGKKVNWKIKPNSISQPFVQFETPKGKDFKIEINYSGEELKNEQTDYVNYISENLQLNFDSKKKIKNIYDPQGMIKNSPPLEGWIRPKGEDGVVNQSITLDNKERKGTFFVQVEQNGTTWWQPVNVDIRFPLETKWVNKQLKVQSKSSNPINGKLSINGLNKTFSIQKNQSASIEIPANYLSKGTNSILLDYNGIKQNIEITDWEIENQGQFNNISLASKYNEKVTEIFNQKYLSPRLEVPTLQLPWQGIGNWCYPLITAQIDDSGLMNKRKNGKVEFLGIPFLIDKTDKNIAFVSQWDNYSDALEIPISGKGKKIYFLMAGSTNPMQSQIVNGKITVQYADGSITELELKNPTNWWPIEQDLFDDNFAFEIPDDKIPYRVKLKTGELYKGGTLSKYSSIKGFTDRQVDGGSATILDLPIDASKELKSIKLTAVSNDVVIGMMSATVLK
- a CDS encoding LemA family protein; its protein translation is MIQIFAYVIIGLVILGLLNVIVSTYNRLVMLRNNVDKSFVNIDVLLKQRADEIPNLIKVVKESMRFEESMLTKLTELRTNFLNASSAEEKVELSNQMQNQLKSIFAVAENYPDIKTNQNFQLLQNRVSQIEDAIADRREFYNESVTMYNIGIQEFPNFILAKILIYDKKHLLQISEQEKKYDGIAF
- a CDS encoding glycoside hydrolase family 28 protein, translated to MKKFTLILLAFLLSIPLSAQYTPWTSAKQPLKEIKALKKQIKAPKFRKVDYLITDFGAVGDGKTKNTEAFKKAIEKCSAEGGGRVVVPNGVFLTGAIYLESNVNLHLTDGSTILFSQDSNDYPIVFTRWEGMECMNYSSLIYAYEEENIAVTGKGTLDGNSDLDNWWFWCGATKYGYNTSRPGRQNPARAKLHEYMANRTPARERIFGDGWYLRPNFVQPYKSKNFYMADVLVKNSPMWNLNPVLCENVLIERVKVISHGPNNDGFDPEACKNVWIKDSYFDTGDDCIAIKSGRDEDGRDIGRPAENHIIENCEMKDGHGGVVIGSEIAGGAKNIYAIGNVMDSKNLDRALRIKTSSSRGGTIENVFFYNTKVGAYKEAAVRFNMHYEKPGNHIPTIRNIWVENLTVDKGGKYAVFSDAYESSPVTDFKMINAKMVGVQIPYKVDYLKNVTLKNVTVNGQPLTELKP
- a CDS encoding sigma 54-interacting transcriptional regulator: MKKDITFKELKDSGYTDKTISQEIQANLIQKIKSKEPVFEGLWGYEDSVVPQLKKAILAGHHINLLGLRGQAKTRIARSMVNLLDEYMPIVKGSEINDSPFQPISKFARDIIAELDDETPISWVHRSERFFEKLATPDVNVADLIGDIDPIKAATLKLPYSDERVLHYGMIPRANRSIFVLNELPDLQARIQVSLFNILQEGDIQIRGFQLRMPLDIQFVFTANPEDYTNRGSIVTPLKDRIGSQIFTHYPKTIALAKQITEQEAAISAEDRSQIQIPDLAKNLLEEVAFAARNSEYVDAKSGVSARLTISAMENLIAAAKLRLIETASEKTTVRLLDFMSIIPSITGKIELVYEGEQEGADYVAKILIDKAVITQFESIFPRISKLEKEGIKTPYTDLIKWFNKNHLELNYTDTDEEFYAKLNSINPLVTVVEENASDLSPEDQNFCKELVLWALTISKKLDRSENSNAYTFDSAGIGQFFRD